A single window of Corallincola holothuriorum DNA harbors:
- a CDS encoding N-acyl amino acid synthase FeeM domain-containing protein produces MSELTTRIATTDDMDSVYRLTHDAFVGAGLTPATKSGQLIHFPELDNMPKTKVIVAEVNGRIVGTNSITFDGPAGLHTDKFFPEETQSIRDEGRNLASSWRVAVDPSFRNQLKVIRSIFKQTFAVADAYNLECCLFTFYEKHEKIYQKLINARSLCKKSYSNEFYTDKTQVLMRVDIEDFLGTAWQT; encoded by the coding sequence TTGTCTGAACTCACTACGAGAATCGCGACTACTGATGACATGGATAGTGTCTATCGTCTGACCCATGATGCTTTTGTCGGCGCAGGCTTAACACCCGCCACTAAAAGTGGCCAACTAATTCACTTTCCTGAATTGGATAACATGCCCAAAACAAAGGTGATTGTGGCTGAAGTGAATGGGCGCATCGTTGGTACTAACAGTATTACTTTTGATGGCCCAGCGGGACTCCATACTGACAAGTTTTTTCCTGAAGAAACTCAATCTATTCGTGACGAAGGTCGAAACCTAGCGTCCAGCTGGCGAGTTGCTGTAGATCCAAGCTTCAGAAATCAGCTTAAGGTGATCCGTTCAATTTTCAAGCAAACCTTTGCCGTTGCTGATGCCTACAACTTGGAGTGCTGTTTGTTCACTTTTTATGAGAAGCACGAAAAGATTTATCAAAAATTGATCAACGCCAGAAGTCTCTGCAAGAAGTCTTATAGCAATGAGTTTTACACTGATAAGACACAAGTGCTGATGCGGGTTGATATAGAAGATTTTCTGGGAACTGCTTGGCAAACGTAG
- a CDS encoding putative bifunctional diguanylate cyclase/phosphodiesterase produces the protein MIAAIDFFASIFSLLALIMLSLRHKRVKQKRAFWALFSLIAVTTYINFFSAIEWYELWFKGVALSDRGRELFHDYFQVLQPVLWGLFLYIFIQTEQARRLKAAYQQTRDVLTNMPVILRAYNHAGELIEWNKAAEQVSGYAADEVIGNRDITNAIFPSDELPPAMAATLSELSDGDVNSLLYRKDRSKRIVSWYCLPQNAEVIPEWQSWDIGVDITERYESQQELIKLATTDLLTGLPNRYLLLDRLKTVSSQAAESGQQCALAFVDIDDFRALNDTLGHSLGDEALKSFAEVLHGTHWFREQMVARASGDAFAIIVRGCNQHYLMEGCQRLLDALGQQEFDLAGSHVQLSASIGLCLFPDEGVSAEEIMKNAELAMYSAKASGKRCYEFFSDSLYVDLVWERETSKQLFTAIEEQEFTLNYQPQICLQSEQVMGFEALIRWPRSTPDRFIPLAERNGMIHGISEFVMVTACEQLKKWQQQGLNTRIAINLSALQFYQSHLCDSYSKIAAEKGVDPSLIELEITEGTLIKNVAQAIETITQFNACGFTVSLDDFGTGYSSFAYLKSLPVSKIKIDRSFIKDIHESDAEVAIVNGIINLAHNLGMQVLAEGVELRSQFDLLRDLECDAMQGWLYAPAMPPDEVTRWLNEKEMALMPL, from the coding sequence ATGATTGCAGCCATAGATTTCTTTGCCTCAATCTTCTCTCTTTTAGCTTTGATCATGCTGAGCTTAAGGCATAAACGTGTTAAGCAAAAGCGCGCGTTTTGGGCGCTGTTTTCACTTATTGCTGTCACCACCTATATAAATTTTTTCAGTGCCATCGAATGGTATGAATTGTGGTTTAAAGGTGTCGCGTTAAGTGATCGTGGTAGAGAGCTCTTTCACGACTATTTTCAAGTTCTCCAACCCGTGCTGTGGGGACTTTTTCTCTACATATTCATTCAGACCGAGCAAGCGCGCCGATTAAAAGCGGCTTATCAGCAAACGCGAGATGTGCTAACCAATATGCCGGTGATTTTGCGCGCCTATAACCATGCAGGTGAATTGATTGAGTGGAATAAAGCGGCAGAGCAGGTGAGTGGGTACGCCGCTGATGAGGTGATTGGGAATCGCGACATTACTAACGCTATCTTCCCTAGCGACGAATTGCCTCCTGCCATGGCTGCGACCCTCAGTGAGCTTTCAGACGGTGATGTGAATAGCTTGCTTTATCGCAAGGACAGATCCAAACGTATTGTTTCCTGGTATTGCTTGCCACAAAACGCTGAGGTTATTCCTGAATGGCAGTCGTGGGACATTGGTGTTGATATCACCGAGCGATATGAGTCTCAGCAAGAGCTGATCAAACTGGCGACCACAGACCTACTGACCGGGCTACCGAACCGCTACCTATTACTCGACAGATTGAAAACCGTCTCTTCCCAAGCGGCAGAAAGTGGTCAGCAATGTGCGCTGGCGTTTGTGGATATTGATGATTTTCGTGCTTTGAACGATACCCTAGGGCACTCGTTGGGAGATGAAGCTTTAAAATCATTTGCCGAGGTACTTCATGGTACCCATTGGTTCCGGGAGCAAATGGTTGCCCGAGCGTCGGGTGATGCTTTTGCGATTATTGTTCGGGGCTGTAATCAACACTATTTGATGGAAGGGTGTCAGCGCTTGCTTGATGCGTTGGGACAGCAGGAGTTTGATCTTGCCGGTAGTCATGTTCAATTAAGCGCGAGTATCGGATTGTGTCTGTTCCCAGACGAAGGCGTCAGTGCTGAAGAGATCATGAAAAATGCAGAGCTTGCTATGTATTCGGCCAAAGCTTCAGGGAAGCGCTGCTACGAATTCTTTTCAGACTCGTTGTATGTGGATCTGGTGTGGGAGCGGGAAACCAGCAAGCAACTGTTTACTGCGATTGAGGAGCAAGAATTCACACTGAACTACCAACCGCAGATCTGCCTGCAAAGCGAGCAGGTGATGGGGTTTGAGGCACTGATTCGATGGCCTCGAAGCACGCCTGATCGCTTCATCCCATTGGCTGAACGAAACGGCATGATCCACGGCATCTCTGAGTTTGTTATGGTGACCGCTTGCGAGCAGCTAAAAAAATGGCAACAGCAGGGGTTGAATACCCGCATTGCCATCAACTTATCAGCGCTGCAATTTTATCAATCTCATCTTTGTGACAGTTATTCAAAAATCGCAGCCGAGAAAGGAGTCGATCCTTCGTTGATTGAGCTTGAGATCACCGAAGGCACGCTGATTAAAAATGTCGCACAGGCGATTGAAACCATCACCCAGTTTAACGCCTGTGGCTTTACCGTCTCTTTGGATGATTTTGGCACGGGGTACTCCTCTTTCGCCTATTTGAAATCTCTGCCGGTCAGCAAGATCAAAATTGATCGCTCATTTATCAAAGATATTCATGAAAGCGACGCGGAAGTCGCCATCGTGAATGGCATTATTAACTTAGCCCATAATCTAGGTATGCAAGTGCTCGCTGAAGGGGTTGAACTGCGTTCGCAGTTCGACCTATTAAGAGATCTTGAGTGTGATGCCATGCAAGGCTGGTTGTATGCGCCAGCAATGCCGCCTGATGAAGTGACCCGCTGGCTTAACGAAAAAGAGATGGCTTTGATGCCGCTTTAA
- a CDS encoding metallophosphoesterase: protein MNLNRVVLNVFVSFLLISVANVAFARPSTFLPAEKEVFAIGDLHGDYSAMVSILRAAKLIDGSNNWIGGSKTLVQVGDQLDRGDTEKQILDLFENLIVQAQQSGGQVLVLNGNHETMNVELDFRYVTTGGFRQFEGYYNNSITDSDVVSLPSSQRGRAVAFKPGGPYAKVLSEHNAIVMVGRTVFVHGGITPSHARYGIDNINAEISEWMKGYSREPSSVGGSGPLWNRDYGDDTLSASDCQQLNETLSALNASRMVIAHTRQRSINQACDGKVWRVDVGMASYYGGRLQALKITNDDLIQIVNQNGSISDTGFGGGGGSQCDLLTTPNDPVASNVTTSSFTVSWIGVAGADSYLIKRWDSAAGEWVDYKTVAETSLQVTGVQDEKVYLTVTALSDCGERSGTSGYVTITMQVDGGQCEALAKPNTPVASSITSSSYTISWDGVSGADRYLVKRWNEAKGAWEEFTTTTDTKISVTDEQESVVYFNVSALNSCGEASTASSYVTVTLTDGSGGGSGTCPSGYTHYNGTLNADGKASPVDGGYYYASSYGTHGMENIGTSLTMSFYKWKSSQWELKRSSTTSLSYTSTEGYYYPYLSGTPGATYDICLKRP from the coding sequence ATGAATTTAAATAGAGTTGTGCTTAACGTATTTGTGTCATTTTTGCTAATTAGCGTAGCTAATGTCGCTTTTGCCAGACCCTCTACCTTTCTGCCTGCCGAAAAAGAGGTTTTTGCGATTGGGGACTTGCATGGCGATTACAGTGCCATGGTGTCCATATTGCGTGCAGCAAAGCTGATTGATGGCAGTAACAATTGGATTGGTGGTAGCAAAACACTGGTGCAAGTGGGTGACCAGCTAGATCGTGGCGACACTGAAAAGCAGATATTGGATCTGTTTGAAAATCTGATTGTTCAGGCACAACAAAGCGGCGGCCAAGTGCTTGTCCTTAACGGCAATCATGAAACCATGAACGTGGAGCTGGATTTTCGCTATGTAACGACGGGAGGCTTTCGCCAGTTTGAGGGCTACTACAACAACAGCATTACTGATTCTGATGTGGTTAGCTTGCCATCGAGCCAACGCGGCAGAGCTGTTGCCTTTAAGCCTGGAGGACCCTATGCCAAGGTGCTGTCGGAGCATAATGCCATTGTGATGGTTGGCCGTACCGTATTTGTGCATGGTGGCATTACTCCTTCCCATGCCCGTTACGGGATTGACAACATTAATGCTGAGATCAGTGAGTGGATGAAGGGGTACTCCCGCGAGCCGTCTTCCGTGGGCGGTTCGGGCCCTTTGTGGAATCGTGATTACGGTGACGACACCTTGTCTGCCAGTGATTGCCAGCAATTGAACGAGACTCTGAGTGCGCTAAATGCGTCGCGCATGGTGATCGCGCATACCCGTCAACGCAGTATTAATCAGGCTTGTGACGGAAAGGTATGGCGCGTTGATGTTGGTATGGCGAGTTATTATGGCGGTCGCCTGCAAGCGTTGAAAATTACCAATGATGACCTGATCCAAATCGTTAATCAGAACGGGTCTATTTCTGATACCGGATTTGGTGGAGGAGGTGGTAGCCAATGCGATCTACTTACAACGCCAAACGATCCCGTTGCCAGTAATGTCACAACTTCGTCGTTTACTGTTTCCTGGATTGGCGTGGCTGGCGCTGACTCCTATCTGATAAAGCGTTGGGATTCAGCCGCTGGAGAATGGGTAGATTACAAGACGGTGGCAGAGACCTCTTTGCAAGTCACGGGTGTGCAAGATGAGAAAGTCTATTTGACCGTGACAGCATTGAGCGATTGCGGCGAGCGAAGTGGCACTTCGGGCTACGTGACAATTACTATGCAGGTGGATGGTGGCCAATGTGAAGCGCTGGCAAAGCCAAACACCCCCGTGGCGAGCAGTATCACTAGCAGTTCATATACAATTTCTTGGGATGGCGTGAGTGGTGCTGACAGATATTTAGTTAAGCGCTGGAACGAAGCAAAGGGGGCGTGGGAGGAGTTTACAACAACCACGGATACGAAAATCAGTGTGACTGACGAGCAGGAGTCCGTGGTTTACTTCAATGTGTCAGCGCTAAATAGCTGTGGTGAAGCGAGTACAGCCTCTTCGTATGTGACGGTGACGCTCACTGATGGGAGTGGCGGTGGCAGTGGAACCTGCCCAAGCGGATACACCCATTACAACGGTACGCTTAACGCGGATGGTAAAGCGAGCCCGGTGGACGGTGGTTATTACTATGCATCCAGTTATGGTACCCACGGCATGGAGAATATTGGCACCAGCTTGACGATGTCTTTCTATAAGTGGAAGAGCAGTCAGTGGGAGCTGAAACGTTCATCGACAACATCGCTCAGCTATACCAGCACCGAAGGGTATTACTACCCCTATCTGAGCGGTACCCCTGGCGCTACTTATGATATTTGTCTGAAGCGGCCATAA
- a CDS encoding TIM-barrel domain-containing protein, which translates to MSMLGLHSLLRGLPSVTLSAITLTISACSSGGSSSVEGPLQSQYIDAQQPQLLITGGQGDVMVTLLDDDLLHIAYHSELSAGQPYFSPMLAQTQFDGPASHQYDPSSQTLSTALLSVTLEKGCLLTTDLSQPEPITLTRLCLAESDDDELELTLSQENFSHIYGLGQKLDTSDDGANWLGEERLPATSTGNAMTYSDIAASGDTQIPVAYVLGEGMDNYGLFFDTHYPLSFDFESPQWQVSSEEPSLGVFLFIGADLKQLRSRYLDLTGRAPVPPLKAFGLWVSEYGYDNWQELDSKLASLKQAQFPIDGFVMDLQWFGGIETSSEDTQMGSLTWDREAFPEPEKKMAALAEQNIALIHIEESYVGAGLPEYQQLAEKRQLAMDCEAPCTTPSKLSSNPWWGIGGMIDWTSSSARVDWHNEKRVALIDDGFLGHWTDLGEPELYDYSSIYSGLEWYGEPRTDHPSVHNLLNFYWSQGIAEQTAATHPDRRPWILSRSGAAGSQRFGVAMWSGDVASRFLAVEAQMPAQTNMSLSGFDYYGSDIGGFHRGGTSGRNLDTLYTRWLATSVLMEIPLRPHTENLCNCKETAPDRVGDQVSNLANLRTRYRLTPYLYSLAHHATLTGEAMFPPLVYHFQQDANARDVDQTKMIGESLLFTAITDNEDQVNSYLPAGSWVNYYDLAEVTQSSGAVFQHSVTGPLSEGETVVRAPLFMRAGAIVPTLGEDVADLGRVAAADIQWFENLQLNVVADSQSHQFSLYEDDGLTQSYLNDGLAETVIELAPQADGYLVTLSPNQVAKSSAAQRQLSVTFVTPEDTISQVEVNGEKLPQVTPQSGDIGWYLLKGGLVAVLGEVSVGAEQAIRFVR; encoded by the coding sequence ATGAGTATGCTTGGCCTTCATTCGTTACTACGCGGTCTCCCCAGTGTGACCTTATCTGCCATCACTTTAACTATCTCCGCTTGTTCCAGCGGAGGCTCCTCTTCGGTTGAAGGCCCATTGCAATCACAGTATATCGACGCGCAACAGCCGCAACTGTTGATCACTGGTGGGCAGGGGGATGTGATGGTGACATTGTTGGATGATGATCTCCTTCATATCGCCTACCACAGTGAATTGTCTGCCGGACAACCTTACTTTTCGCCCATGCTGGCGCAGACACAGTTCGATGGACCTGCCAGTCATCAATATGATCCCTCTTCTCAGACGTTAAGTACTGCCTTGTTGAGTGTGACATTAGAGAAGGGTTGTTTGCTGACCACCGATTTGAGTCAACCTGAGCCGATCACGTTAACCCGTCTTTGTCTGGCTGAAAGTGACGATGACGAGCTTGAACTGACACTGAGCCAGGAAAACTTTAGTCATATTTATGGTTTGGGCCAGAAGTTAGATACCAGTGACGACGGTGCGAATTGGCTCGGTGAGGAGCGTTTACCTGCAACCTCTACCGGTAACGCGATGACCTATTCCGATATCGCCGCATCGGGTGATACCCAAATCCCCGTGGCCTATGTGCTCGGGGAGGGGATGGATAACTACGGTCTGTTCTTCGATACACACTATCCGTTGTCGTTTGATTTCGAATCACCTCAATGGCAGGTGAGTAGTGAAGAGCCGTCGTTAGGCGTGTTCCTGTTTATCGGTGCTGATCTAAAACAGCTACGCAGTCGATACCTAGATCTGACTGGGCGCGCACCTGTGCCACCGTTGAAGGCTTTCGGCTTATGGGTTTCCGAATATGGCTATGACAATTGGCAAGAACTCGACAGTAAACTCGCTAGCCTGAAACAGGCGCAATTTCCCATCGATGGATTCGTGATGGATCTGCAATGGTTTGGCGGTATTGAGACCAGCTCTGAAGATACTCAGATGGGCTCGTTGACCTGGGACCGTGAGGCTTTTCCTGAGCCTGAGAAAAAAATGGCAGCGCTGGCAGAACAAAATATTGCGCTGATACATATTGAAGAGAGCTATGTCGGTGCTGGTTTACCGGAGTACCAGCAATTGGCAGAGAAGCGCCAGTTGGCGATGGATTGTGAAGCCCCTTGTACAACGCCCAGTAAGCTCAGCTCCAATCCCTGGTGGGGGATCGGTGGGATGATCGATTGGACCTCTTCGTCGGCGAGGGTTGATTGGCACAATGAGAAAAGGGTAGCGCTCATCGATGATGGATTTTTGGGCCATTGGACCGACTTAGGCGAGCCTGAGCTCTATGATTACAGCAGTATTTACAGTGGACTTGAATGGTATGGCGAGCCGAGAACTGATCATCCCAGCGTACATAACCTGCTAAATTTCTATTGGAGTCAGGGCATTGCCGAGCAGACGGCTGCAACCCATCCAGATCGCCGCCCTTGGATCCTCAGTCGTTCCGGTGCCGCAGGTAGTCAGCGCTTCGGTGTGGCGATGTGGTCGGGAGATGTCGCCAGCCGCTTTTTGGCTGTAGAAGCGCAGATGCCCGCACAGACCAACATGAGCCTGTCCGGATTTGACTACTATGGCTCGGACATTGGTGGATTTCATCGTGGCGGTACCTCTGGCAGGAATCTGGATACCCTTTATACCCGTTGGTTAGCGACCTCTGTGTTGATGGAGATCCCTTTACGCCCCCACACCGAAAACCTATGTAACTGTAAAGAGACGGCCCCGGATCGAGTCGGTGATCAGGTCAGTAATTTGGCCAATCTGCGTACCCGTTACCGCTTAACACCATATCTCTATAGCTTGGCTCACCACGCCACCTTAACCGGTGAGGCGATGTTCCCACCGCTGGTGTATCACTTCCAGCAAGATGCCAACGCGCGCGATGTCGACCAGACCAAAATGATTGGTGAGAGCTTGCTGTTCACTGCCATCACAGATAATGAAGATCAGGTGAATAGCTACCTGCCTGCAGGTTCATGGGTGAACTATTACGATCTTGCTGAGGTCACGCAATCGTCAGGAGCCGTGTTCCAACATTCGGTGACGGGCCCGTTGAGTGAGGGCGAAACCGTTGTCCGTGCGCCGCTGTTTATGCGTGCCGGTGCTATCGTGCCGACGCTGGGCGAAGACGTTGCCGATCTTGGTCGAGTGGCTGCAGCTGATATTCAATGGTTTGAAAATCTGCAGCTGAACGTTGTTGCCGATAGTCAGTCTCACCAGTTTTCCTTATATGAGGATGACGGCCTGACGCAGAGCTATCTAAATGATGGCCTCGCTGAAACCGTGATTGAGCTTGCGCCACAAGCCGACGGCTATCTGGTTACGCTGAGTCCCAATCAGGTTGCGAAGTCCTCCGCAGCACAAAGGCAGCTTAGTGTCACTTTTGTCACCCCCGAAGACACCATTAGTCAGGTCGAAGTGAATGGCGAAAAGTTGCCACAAGTGACCCCGCAGAGCGGTGATATCGGTTGGTATCTTCTCAAGGGTGGCTTAGTGGCGGTATTGGGCGAGGTGAGTGTTGGTGCAGAACAAGCGATTCGTTTTGTTCGTTAG
- the mep72 gene encoding biofilm-associated metzincin protease Mep72, translating into MSFSQKFGNRSKSVALSLIGSVSMMAVTTAVAANDIVDVMVLYDTAAEQDRRGAIETYVNQLISYSNSAYQTSNMNVRLRLVHQQKLAVNGVNAVDGSSLDNFLNDATVKEMRAEHGADVVAYLTVASGGACGLGYVGSGDGQMSSWFKNYAFSISGSNCGALTFAHEVGHNMGLGHDRKQDTSGGIFTYGLGHGVDYRFGTIMTYAHLFNTNNYIDVFSNPRISICDGLPCGVDRNAANSADASYAVNQISAQMADFYPTKHTDGGDGGDGGDGGDGGDGGDGGGDTDPADPIREVPTIDGNLITNASFENGLTPWFGQYDAQVALDQIKRYTGEQSVRSFSRPYSYSGPAYTLTNSLTPGKKFKVSAAMKLKGNGSQPGSATIGITDNNGFRFISLGKIGISSDKWTEINAELDLTDSTSIESAYILFYGPEAGREFYLDQVSVVAEDQAPTDPTDPTDPTDPTDPTEPDNLIDNGNLEEGNVTNWTEGFWGRIKRTASAHSGNYALQSYRRWAWYDGPRQLVTTKLDNGKSYALEAWTRMASGSGNIEARLTYVDDTGRHWIRLDKVSATTEWTMLSGEVTLELSGALQEAAIHFFGPNAGSSFIVDDVKLTEK; encoded by the coding sequence ATGTCTTTCTCGCAAAAATTTGGAAATAGATCAAAAAGCGTTGCGCTTTCTTTGATCGGTTCAGTATCAATGATGGCGGTAACCACGGCGGTCGCTGCTAACGATATTGTTGATGTAATGGTGCTCTATGATACGGCTGCAGAGCAGGATCGCCGAGGTGCAATAGAAACCTACGTAAACCAACTTATCTCCTATTCCAATAGCGCCTATCAGACCAGTAACATGAATGTCAGGCTGCGTTTGGTCCATCAACAAAAACTCGCCGTGAATGGCGTAAACGCCGTGGATGGCAGTAGCTTAGACAATTTCCTCAATGACGCCACCGTCAAGGAGATGCGTGCCGAACACGGCGCCGATGTCGTCGCCTACCTCACAGTCGCTTCAGGCGGCGCATGTGGCTTAGGCTATGTCGGCTCTGGTGATGGACAGATGAGTTCCTGGTTTAAAAACTATGCATTCTCAATTTCTGGTTCAAACTGTGGTGCCTTAACCTTTGCTCACGAAGTGGGCCACAACATGGGCCTGGGCCACGATCGAAAACAGGACACCAGTGGTGGCATCTTCACCTATGGTCTAGGCCACGGTGTTGACTACCGCTTTGGTACCATCATGACCTACGCCCATCTGTTCAATACCAATAACTATATCGACGTATTCTCTAACCCCCGCATCAGTATCTGTGATGGCCTGCCCTGCGGCGTAGACAGAAACGCCGCTAATTCAGCGGATGCTTCCTACGCAGTAAACCAAATCTCAGCTCAAATGGCTGATTTCTACCCAACCAAGCATACCGATGGCGGTGACGGTGGTGACGGCGGCGATGGCGGCGATGGCGGTGACGGCGGTGACGGCGGCGGAGATACAGATCCGGCCGATCCGATCCGTGAAGTCCCCACTATCGACGGCAACCTAATCACCAATGCCAGCTTTGAAAATGGCTTAACACCGTGGTTCGGTCAATATGACGCCCAAGTCGCACTGGACCAGATCAAGCGATATACCGGCGAGCAAAGTGTGCGTTCGTTTAGTCGCCCATATAGCTATTCAGGCCCAGCATATACTTTGACAAACAGCCTGACACCAGGGAAAAAATTCAAAGTCTCTGCTGCAATGAAGTTAAAAGGGAACGGCTCACAACCGGGCTCAGCAACGATTGGTATTACCGACAACAATGGCTTCAGATTTATTAGTCTGGGTAAAATCGGTATATCTTCAGACAAATGGACAGAGATAAACGCCGAATTGGATCTAACGGATTCAACCAGCATCGAAAGTGCCTATATCCTGTTCTACGGACCTGAAGCGGGTCGCGAGTTCTACCTGGATCAAGTCAGCGTTGTCGCAGAAGACCAAGCCCCGACGGACCCAACCGATCCAACAGATCCAACCGATCCAACTGATCCAACTGAACCTGATAACCTGATCGATAACGGCAACCTTGAAGAGGGTAATGTCACTAATTGGACTGAAGGTTTTTGGGGAAGAATAAAACGAACTGCGAGCGCCCACAGCGGAAACTATGCGCTGCAAAGCTACCGTCGTTGGGCCTGGTACGATGGCCCCAGACAGTTGGTCACAACAAAATTAGACAACGGTAAGAGTTACGCACTTGAAGCATGGACTCGCATGGCTTCAGGCAGTGGCAACATTGAAGCTCGATTGACGTATGTCGATGACACGGGTCGTCATTGGATCAGGCTTGATAAAGTCAGCGCAACCACAGAATGGACCATGTTAAGCGGTGAAGTCACCTTAGAGCTATCGGGTGCACTGCAGGAAGCTGCGATCCACTTCTTTGGCCCGAACGCCGGTAGCAGCTTTATTGTTGACGACGTTAAATTAACAGAGAAGTAA
- a CDS encoding 3'-5' exonuclease — protein MSTSAPANTVIVLDFETTGLSPNQGDRAIEIGAVMLEKGQPVARFQELMNPGFRISRFIEDYTGISNQMLKDAAPCEEVMTRFYDFIGGHNLVAHNASFDQRFLDAEFAQIGCRYSGEFSCSMLLSRRLFPDAPNHKLGSLVAYKNIANDGVFHRALADSEMTAKLWNCLLEELQQSYQLQAPSFKLMQQICSKSKAAVPKFLHAQN, from the coding sequence TTGAGTACCTCTGCGCCCGCGAATACCGTTATTGTTCTGGATTTTGAAACCACAGGCCTTTCGCCGAATCAGGGTGACCGGGCGATTGAAATTGGTGCGGTGATGCTGGAAAAGGGGCAACCTGTGGCGCGTTTTCAGGAGTTAATGAACCCTGGATTTCGCATCAGTCGGTTTATTGAAGATTACACGGGTATCAGCAACCAGATGCTTAAAGACGCAGCTCCGTGTGAAGAGGTCATGACCCGTTTTTATGACTTTATCGGCGGGCACAACCTCGTTGCCCATAACGCGTCATTTGATCAGCGCTTTCTTGATGCCGAATTCGCGCAAATAGGGTGCCGCTATAGCGGTGAATTCAGCTGTTCAATGTTGCTTTCCCGACGGCTTTTTCCTGATGCACCTAACCATAAGCTAGGCAGCCTGGTGGCATATAAAAATATTGCCAACGACGGGGTGTTTCACCGAGCGTTGGCGGATTCAGAAATGACCGCCAAGTTGTGGAACTGCCTGCTTGAAGAGCTACAACAAAGCTACCAGCTGCAAGCGCCAAGTTTTAAATTGATGCAGCAGATCTGCAGTAAAAGCAAAGCGGCCGTACCTAAATTTCTGCACGCACAGAACTAA
- the rsgA gene encoding ribosome small subunit-dependent GTPase A yields the protein MNSIISLNLLGWQPFFQQQLTLDEFEQTTVARVVAHHRSEYVVRTEQALSRMPITPSLPPMALGDWLLLDGDNRFLRQLDRKSLFKRKSPGSKLGEQFIAANVDTLFIVCSLNQDFNLSRIERYLALAHEAEVEPVVVLTKQDLCDDVDEKRQAIQSLDPLLLVESVNALDRTSCEVLLSWCRPGRTLSLLGSSGVGKSTLINTLLGNEIQDTGSIREDDSKGRHTTTSRSMHFMPSGAVLIDTPGMRELQLTACEQGVSLTFADIDELAQRCRFGDCQHTGEPGCAVQQAIDRGELAPRRLANYFKLMREQARNSASLAEQRAKDKEFGKMVKSVMSESRHFKKGL from the coding sequence ATGAATTCTATAATTTCTCTCAACCTATTGGGTTGGCAACCTTTTTTTCAACAACAACTGACGTTAGACGAGTTTGAGCAGACAACCGTTGCTCGTGTTGTTGCCCACCACCGCAGTGAATATGTGGTGCGCACTGAACAGGCATTGAGCCGGATGCCGATTACTCCATCATTACCGCCAATGGCGCTGGGCGATTGGTTGCTGCTTGATGGTGACAATCGATTTTTGCGTCAGCTGGATCGTAAGTCGCTGTTCAAGCGCAAGTCTCCTGGCAGTAAGCTCGGTGAGCAGTTTATCGCTGCCAATGTTGATACGCTGTTTATTGTCTGCTCGCTAAATCAGGATTTTAACTTGAGCCGGATTGAGCGTTATTTAGCGCTTGCCCATGAGGCCGAAGTTGAACCCGTCGTCGTATTAACTAAGCAGGATCTTTGCGACGATGTGGATGAAAAACGACAAGCGATCCAAAGCTTAGACCCCCTGCTGCTGGTGGAATCGGTCAACGCGTTAGATCGCACTAGTTGCGAAGTGCTGTTGAGCTGGTGCCGACCGGGGCGCACGCTGTCGTTGTTGGGCTCCTCCGGTGTGGGTAAATCGACGTTGATCAATACCTTATTGGGCAATGAGATCCAGGATACCGGATCTATTCGTGAGGATGACAGCAAAGGGCGGCACACGACGACGTCGCGTTCGATGCATTTTATGCCATCGGGGGCGGTTTTGATCGACACCCCGGGAATGCGTGAGTTGCAGTTAACGGCATGTGAGCAGGGGGTTAGTCTGACCTTTGCCGATATCGATGAATTGGCGCAGCGGTGTCGATTTGGCGATTGTCAGCATACCGGTGAGCCTGGGTGTGCGGTGCAACAAGCGATCGACCGTGGTGAATTGGCACCGCGGCGTTTGGCAAACTACTTCAAGTTGATGCGAGAGCAAGCGAGAAACAGCGCCTCTCTGGCAGAGCAGCGGGCAAAAGATAAGGAGTTTGGCAAGATGGTGAAATCGGTCATGTCTGAATCTCGGCACTTTAAAAAAGGCTTATAG